The Bradyrhizobium guangxiense genomic sequence GCAAGATAATCCGCCATCGCCTGCCGTGAGGCCTCGTTGAGCGGCACCAGGCGTTCCTTGTTGCCCTTGCCGCGCACCACGATCATGCGGGCGTCGCGCTTGGCCGCCGAGCGCGGCAGCGCCACCAGCTCGGAGACGCGCAGGCCCGTGGCATAGAGCACCTCGAGCAGGCAGTAGAGCCTCAAAGCGCGCAGCCGCTTTGCGGGCGAGGCATCCTCCGCCTCGCTCAATTCCCTGGCGCGGCGGAGCATGCGGTCGACATCTGATATCGACAGCACCTTCGGCAGGCCGCGGCCGCGCTTGGGGCCGGACAGGATCGCGGCGGGATCCTCAGCTCGGATGCGCTCGTTCAGCAGGAAGCGATAGAGATGCCGCATCGCCGACAGCCGTCGCGCGACGCTGGTGGATTTGAAGCCGCGGCTGTCGAGATCGGCGAGATAGTCACGCAGCGTTTGCGTCTCGGCGTCCGCAAAGCTGTGGCCGACGCGGCCCAAGAATTCCGAAAAATCGGTGAGGTCGCGGCGATAGGCGTCGAGCGTGTTAGGCCCGGCGCCCTGTTCCGCCGCGAGCATGTCGAGGAACAGGCCGGTGAGCTTGGCGTCTGAGGGCGGGTTGCGCATGCCCTTCAGGCTAGCTCCTATTTCTTGAGAAACTTGTCAGGCGGAATCGTCACCGTCATTTCCCGCGACTTGGGGCTGACGAAGTTGGCCAGTGCGAAGACCACGCCATAGACGATGCCGGCAATCACGGCGACGACCGTCAGGAAGCGGAACAGGCTGGGCATCGTTGCAGGGTCTCAGCTAAAGGGACTTTTCGGTCAGGCGCTTTTCGTCAGGCCCTTGGCGGGCAAATTAACCAATGAAATCATCCAACATGTTCGCCGTTTCGTGGCAAGAGTCCTCTGGCGAGGGCCCCCTTGGGGTCGTATAGGTGGCCCAAGCCTGCCGCCTTGGGCGGCAGATCGAGATCCAATCGAGCGAGACATGTCCGACGCTGCGTTGCCGATACCAGCTTCGCCCGAAGCCGACATCTTGTCGGCGCTGGGAACGCGCTCGATCGTGCTCGTCGGTATGATGGGGGTGGGCAAATCCACCATCGGCCGTCGCATGGCGGCCCGGCTCAAGCTGCCGTTCATCGATGCCGACACCGAGATCGAGACCTCGGCCCAGATGACCATCCCGGAGATCTTCGAGCGCCACGGCGAGCCCTATTTCCGTGACGGCGAGGCGCGGGTGATCGCGCGGCTGCTCGACGGCGGGCCGGTGGTGCTGGCGACCGGCGGCGGCGCCTTCATGCGGGAGGAGACGCGCGCGCGCATCGCGGCGAAGGCGGTTTCGATCTGGCTCAAGGCGGACCACGACGTCATCATGCGCCGGGTGCGCCGCCGCGCCGATCGTCCACTGCTGCAGACCGCCGATCCCGAGGGAACCGTGACGCGCCTGCTCCCCGAGCGGGAGCCGGTCTACGGCCATGCCGACCTCACCATCGCCTCGCGCGACGTGCCGCACGACAGGATCGTCGAGGAATGCATTGAGGCGCTGCGCGCCCATCTGTGCGGCGAACGGGCCGCCGAACCACCTGCCGACGTTGCGAGTGCGTTGAGATGACTGCTCCGTTGAAACATGCCGATCCCGTCAATGTCGAGGTCGCGCTGGAGAACCGCGCCTATGACATCGTCATCGGCCGCGGCGTGCTGGCCTCGCTCGGCGAGCGGGTCGCAGCATTGCGGCCGGGCGTGCGCACCGCGATCGTGACGGACCGCACGGTGGCAAAGCACTGGCTCGAACCGACCGAGGCCTCGCTCGCCGCGGCCGGCATTCCGACCTCGCGCATCGTGGTCGAGGAAGGCGAGATCTCGAAGACCTATGCTGGCCTGGAGAAGGTTAGCGAAGCCCTGATCGCCGCGAAGATCGAGCGCAACGATCTCGTCATCGCGCTCGGTGGCGGCGTGGTCGGCGATCTCGCCGGCTTTGCCGCGGCGATCCTGCGTCGCGGCGTCGATTTCGTGCAGGTGCCGACCTCGCTCCTG encodes the following:
- the xerD gene encoding site-specific tyrosine recombinase XerD, translating into MRNPPSDAKLTGLFLDMLAAEQGAGPNTLDAYRRDLTDFSEFLGRVGHSFADAETQTLRDYLADLDSRGFKSTSVARRLSAMRHLYRFLLNERIRAEDPAAILSGPKRGRGLPKVLSISDVDRMLRRARELSEAEDASPAKRLRALRLYCLLEVLYATGLRVSELVALPRSAAKRDARMIVVRGKGNKERLVPLNEASRQAMADYLAATEAAKTETKKDSLAASKWLFPSFGESGHLTRQHFARDLKELAVASGLQARLVSPHVLRHAFASHLLHNGADLRIVQTLLGHTDISTTQIYTHVVEERLKSLVRDLHPLAEK
- a CDS encoding shikimate kinase translates to MSDAALPIPASPEADILSALGTRSIVLVGMMGVGKSTIGRRMAARLKLPFIDADTEIETSAQMTIPEIFERHGEPYFRDGEARVIARLLDGGPVVLATGGGAFMREETRARIAAKAVSIWLKADHDVIMRRVRRRADRPLLQTADPEGTVTRLLPEREPVYGHADLTIASRDVPHDRIVEECIEALRAHLCGERAAEPPADVASALR